A DNA window from Actinokineospora baliensis contains the following coding sequences:
- a CDS encoding SRPBCC family protein, producing the protein MSKQFEIRREIVVEATPEQVFNAITENNGSWLFPMPWPGSDGSVDESGSRITVWDPPHQASVRTDGPDGWFNALEHIIEARDGGTTVLRYVHSGIFTDDWDTQYDGAGKHTDFYLHSLGQYVKFFPGQAATYVAADGPEASTAQGSVDVVRRALGVTAVGDRIKVDVPGLDPVDVEVDYLEGQFIGLRSGDALYRFYCREPWGAPVSLAHHLFGAADADKTTEAWQNWLNGVFA; encoded by the coding sequence ATGTCGAAGCAGTTCGAGATCCGCCGCGAGATCGTCGTCGAGGCCACCCCGGAGCAGGTCTTCAACGCCATCACCGAGAACAACGGTTCCTGGCTGTTCCCGATGCCGTGGCCCGGCTCGGACGGATCCGTCGACGAGTCCGGTAGTCGCATCACGGTGTGGGACCCGCCGCACCAGGCGTCGGTCCGCACCGACGGGCCGGACGGCTGGTTCAACGCCCTCGAGCACATCATCGAGGCGCGCGACGGCGGCACCACCGTGCTCCGGTACGTCCACAGCGGCATCTTCACCGACGACTGGGACACCCAGTACGACGGCGCGGGCAAGCACACCGACTTCTACCTCCACTCCCTCGGGCAGTACGTCAAGTTCTTCCCGGGGCAGGCCGCGACCTACGTGGCTGCGGACGGCCCAGAAGCGTCCACCGCGCAGGGCTCGGTGGACGTGGTGCGCCGCGCTCTCGGCGTCACCGCCGTCGGCGACCGGATCAAGGTGGACGTGCCCGGCCTCGACCCGGTCGACGTCGAGGTCGACTACCTGGAGGGTCAGTTCATCGGCCTCCGCTCCGGTGACGCGCTCTACCGCTTCTACTGCCGCGAGCCGTGGGGCGCGCCGGTGTCGCTCGCGCACCACCTGTTCGGTGCCGCCGACGCGGACAAGACCACCGAGGCGTGGCAGAACTGGCTGAACGGTGTGTTCGCCTGA
- a CDS encoding ArsR/SmtB family transcription factor, producing MFDVAVIDDPAAAEVTLDPVRSALLAALAEPGSASSLAEVVGLPRQKVNYHLRALEKHGLVELVEERRKGNCTERVLRATAASYVISPAALSAVAPDPSKSPDQLSARWLLALAARLVRELGQLIAGATAAKQRLATYASDAEITFATAADRAAFAGELQDVVADLVRKYHTEDAPNGRKHRFIVALHPSPKPQHDR from the coding sequence ATGTTCGACGTAGCGGTGATCGACGACCCGGCGGCTGCCGAGGTCACGCTGGACCCGGTGCGCTCAGCCCTGCTGGCCGCGCTCGCGGAGCCCGGTTCGGCCAGTTCGCTGGCCGAGGTGGTCGGGCTGCCCCGGCAGAAGGTCAACTACCACCTCCGCGCCCTCGAGAAGCACGGCTTGGTCGAGCTCGTCGAGGAGCGGCGCAAGGGCAACTGCACGGAGCGCGTTCTCAGGGCCACCGCGGCCTCTTACGTGATCTCGCCTGCTGCGCTCTCCGCGGTGGCCCCCGATCCGTCGAAGTCGCCGGACCAGCTCTCCGCGCGGTGGCTGCTCGCCTTGGCCGCGCGTTTGGTGCGGGAGTTGGGTCAGCTCATCGCCGGCGCGACGGCGGCGAAGCAGCGGCTGGCGACCTATGCCAGCGATGCCGAGATCACCTTCGCCACGGCGGCCGACCGGGCCGCCTTCGCGGGCGAACTGCAGGACGTGGTCGCCGACCTCGTCCGCAAGTACCACACCGAGGACGCGCCCAACGGCCGCAAGCACCGCTTCATCGTCGCGTTGCACCCCAGTCCCAAGCCCCAGCACGACCGCTGA